In one window of Synechococcus sp. M16CYN DNA:
- the ndhN gene encoding NAD(P)H-quinone oxidoreductase subunit N: MPLLINSRGFRRDLEANGCLAVHSPLEGGFETRLLRRLRCSGYRTRITSARGLGDPEVFLTRKHGIRPPHLGHNCVGRGAAVGEIQQVVPLMGDLFDGVDSVALWLLEGQVLSRSELLSLCDLCKRESRLHIIVEMGGARSLRWQSMQALLNV, from the coding sequence ATGCCCCTACTCATCAACAGCCGGGGATTTCGCCGTGATCTCGAAGCCAATGGGTGCCTTGCTGTTCACTCCCCACTTGAAGGGGGGTTTGAGACGCGCTTATTGCGACGACTCCGCTGTAGTGGTTACCGTACCCGGATTACTTCGGCACGAGGCTTGGGTGATCCTGAGGTTTTCCTGACTCGAAAGCACGGGATTAGACCGCCACACCTCGGTCATAATTGTGTCGGTCGTGGCGCTGCTGTTGGAGAAATTCAACAGGTTGTTCCATTGATGGGGGATCTGTTCGATGGTGTGGATTCTGTAGCGCTATGGCTTTTAGAAGGCCAAGTTCTTTCGCGGTCTGAGCTGTTATCTCTTTGCGATCTCTGTAAGCGTGAATCTCGCCTTCACATAATTGTGGAGATGGGTGGAGCTCGTAGCCTTCGATGGCAATCAATGCAGGCCTTACTCAACGTTTAA
- a CDS encoding LdpA C-terminal domain-containing domain has product MAINAGLTQRLSPEESLTHGCWVKLICGASNQDLPSITDLCAVYSMVGVHCIDVAANPAVVHAARLGLAWVEERSGYRPWLMVSLSDGLDVHFRKAWFDPTHCPPECKRPCQHVCPAEAIAEWAAVDPQLCYGCGRCLPACSYGLIKEQDYSFNLEAVGDLLVTLQPDAVEIHTAPDHDQGFDVLMGSLDKVSLSLQRLAVSCGLERRGMGMVPERIATTLWRRHARLRHSGFRPLWQLDGKPMSGDIGAGTARSAVKLWRAMNSIAPPGPLQLAGGTNHHTLKHLDCQERPAGIAFGGAARRLLMPLLREAQHRGISLRDWPEGWERATTLAQVLVAPWINRSC; this is encoded by the coding sequence ATGGCAATCAATGCAGGCCTTACTCAACGTTTAAGCCCGGAGGAGTCGCTGACTCATGGCTGTTGGGTCAAATTAATCTGTGGCGCAAGCAATCAAGACCTGCCATCAATCACAGATCTTTGTGCAGTTTATTCCATGGTAGGCGTGCACTGCATTGATGTTGCTGCCAATCCAGCGGTTGTTCATGCAGCACGTCTGGGTCTTGCTTGGGTCGAGGAGCGCAGTGGTTACCGTCCCTGGTTGATGGTCAGTCTAAGTGATGGGTTGGATGTTCATTTTCGCAAGGCTTGGTTTGACCCAACCCATTGTCCACCAGAATGCAAACGCCCTTGCCAGCATGTCTGTCCTGCCGAAGCTATCGCTGAGTGGGCGGCTGTCGATCCACAACTTTGCTATGGCTGCGGACGTTGTTTGCCGGCTTGTTCTTACGGTTTGATTAAAGAACAAGATTACAGTTTCAACCTTGAGGCTGTCGGTGATTTACTTGTGACGCTCCAGCCTGATGCCGTGGAGATTCATACGGCACCAGACCATGATCAAGGTTTTGATGTTTTGATGGGAAGTCTCGATAAAGTTTCGTTGTCTTTGCAACGACTTGCGGTTAGTTGTGGTCTTGAAAGGCGTGGGATGGGAATGGTGCCGGAGCGCATTGCAACAACCCTTTGGCGTCGTCACGCTCGATTAAGACACAGCGGTTTTCGACCGCTATGGCAGCTGGATGGAAAACCAATGAGTGGCGATATTGGAGCAGGAACTGCACGCTCGGCTGTTAAGCTGTGGCGAGCAATGAATTCTATAGCGCCTCCAGGCCCTCTTCAGCTGGCTGGTGGGACAAACCATCATACACTTAAACATCTCGACTGCCAAGAACGCCCTGCCGGGATCGCTTTTGGTGGTGCGGCACGACGGCTTCTCATGCCACTGTTAAGAGAAGCTCAGCACCGTGGTATTTCCTTAAGAGATTGGCCCGAGGGTTGGGAGCGAGCCACGACTTTGGCGCAAGTGTTGGTAGCGCCGTGGATCAACCGATCTTGCTAA
- a CDS encoding AAA family ATPase, whose protein sequence is MDTHRVTDDLDRLLDLLPEAVRVELSSEESHNQLLEVVLDLGRIPEARYPDRAQALGTNPITRVDLSDLVDRLGQFGADNRAGIEHTLHRISAIRNRQGEVIGLTCRVGRAVFGTVAMVRDLLDSAQSLLLMGRPGVGKTTALREIARVLADEMQRRVVVIDTSNEIAGNGDIPHPAIGRARRMQVSRPEQQHQVMIEAVENHMPEVIVIDEIGTELEALAARTIAERGVMLVATAHGNALGNLIKNPTLSDLVGGIQSITLGDEEARRRRSQKTVLERAAEPTFPAAVEMHTRHRWSIHADVASTVDQMLRGRQPRVEQRELTSEGRVRRLNPIKAKNLLRRPALAVASPPCPSLPPSSIDSLQPQVDNGTERSSDLQVLCCGITPQLVEQVIWRQSWPARLVSDLSDADVVLSVRQGLGHKSGLRRQAKEQRVPILVIKADTLPQIDRALERLLSRRALSPNLDVSSVDLNNLI, encoded by the coding sequence ATGGATACGCATCGGGTCACTGACGATCTCGATCGACTTCTCGATCTGCTGCCAGAGGCAGTGCGGGTCGAGCTGTCTAGCGAAGAGAGCCACAACCAACTTTTGGAAGTCGTTCTGGATTTAGGGCGAATTCCTGAAGCTCGCTATCCAGATCGTGCTCAGGCGTTGGGAACAAATCCCATCACTCGAGTGGATTTGAGCGACTTGGTTGATCGCTTAGGCCAGTTTGGTGCTGACAACCGCGCTGGCATTGAGCACACGTTGCACCGGATCAGTGCGATTCGCAATCGACAGGGGGAAGTGATTGGCCTCACTTGCCGCGTAGGCCGTGCCGTCTTCGGAACGGTAGCGATGGTGAGAGATTTACTTGATAGCGCTCAGTCCCTCTTGTTGATGGGGAGACCGGGAGTGGGCAAGACCACGGCGTTGCGAGAAATAGCCCGAGTTCTTGCTGACGAGATGCAACGTCGAGTGGTAGTCATAGATACTAGTAATGAGATTGCAGGCAACGGCGATATACCCCATCCGGCGATCGGCCGCGCACGTCGAATGCAGGTTTCTAGGCCTGAACAACAGCATCAAGTCATGATAGAGGCAGTAGAAAACCACATGCCCGAGGTCATTGTAATTGATGAAATCGGGACGGAACTTGAGGCCCTGGCAGCACGCACCATTGCTGAACGCGGCGTGATGCTGGTTGCTACAGCGCATGGCAATGCGCTTGGGAACTTGATCAAAAACCCTACTCTTAGCGATCTAGTAGGGGGAATTCAGTCGATCACACTTGGTGATGAAGAAGCGCGTCGCCGGCGTAGCCAGAAAACGGTACTTGAAAGAGCAGCTGAACCGACTTTCCCTGCGGCAGTAGAGATGCATACTCGACATCGTTGGTCAATTCATGCTGACGTGGCTTCCACTGTTGATCAGATGTTGCGTGGTCGGCAACCCAGGGTTGAACAGCGTGAGCTCACGAGCGAAGGGAGGGTCCGGCGGCTGAACCCTATAAAAGCAAAGAACCTACTTCGGCGTCCGGCTTTGGCTGTTGCTTCTCCACCATGCCCTTCGCTACCGCCTTCTTCAATTGATTCTTTGCAACCTCAGGTGGACAATGGGACAGAGCGCAGCAGTGACCTACAGGTTCTTTGCTGTGGCATTACTCCGCAGTTGGTGGAACAGGTAATTTGGCGACAAAGTTGGCCAGCGCGTTTAGTAAGTGATCTCAGTGATGCCGATGTTGTACTGAGCGTGCGTCAAGGACTAGGTCATAAGTCTGGTTTGCGCCGTCAAGCAAAGGAGCAGCGTGTGCCAATCTTGGTGATCAAGGCAGACACGCTTCCTCAAATTGATCGCGCTTTAGAGCGTCTCTTGAGTCGTCGAGCGTTGTCACCCAATCTTGATGTTTCATCTGTCGATTTAAATAATCTGATTTAA
- a CDS encoding HAD family hydrolase, whose translation MLKRRLVVFDFDGVIVDGMAEYWWSAWHSSCSLGAVLSDFSPDSVPETFRLLRPWVHYGWEMVLLAAELPRLDMQLWMTSYEEQQRRAMARRCWHPKQLQTTLEQIRQNAIRYNCMAWLALHRPFPGVIERLQSLDNEKTDWSILTTKSEAFATKLLENLGLKPWHLDGREAGEKPEVLRRLQSHRLLYALVEDRRATLETICSISGLKVINCLLARWGYLKPSDLIGLPLTIKPIDFKVFAKPLNEWP comes from the coding sequence ATGCTGAAACGTCGCCTCGTTGTTTTTGATTTCGATGGAGTCATCGTTGATGGCATGGCTGAATATTGGTGGAGTGCTTGGCACAGCAGCTGTTCGCTCGGTGCTGTCCTATCAGATTTCAGTCCAGATTCAGTTCCAGAGACCTTTCGGTTATTGCGTCCTTGGGTTCATTACGGCTGGGAAATGGTGCTTTTGGCGGCTGAACTTCCACGATTAGATATGCAGCTTTGGATGACGAGTTATGAAGAGCAGCAACGCCGAGCCATGGCTCGGCGTTGCTGGCATCCCAAACAGTTACAAACCACTCTTGAGCAAATACGACAGAACGCAATCCGATACAACTGTATGGCCTGGTTAGCTTTGCATCGGCCTTTCCCTGGCGTGATCGAGCGTCTGCAGTCGCTTGATAATGAGAAGACTGACTGGTCAATATTAACCACCAAAAGTGAGGCCTTTGCTACTAAGCTGTTAGAAAATCTTGGGTTGAAGCCTTGGCATCTAGATGGGCGAGAAGCAGGGGAAAAGCCTGAGGTGCTGCGTCGTTTACAATCCCATCGCCTGCTCTACGCCCTTGTTGAAGATCGTCGTGCAACTTTGGAAACGATTTGCTCTATCTCTGGGCTCAAAGTAATAAATTGTCTCTTAGCTCGCTGGGGTTACCTTAAGCCTTCTGATCTAATTGGACTACCTTTAACAATTAAACCGATTGATTTCAAGGTCTTTGCAAAACCATTAAACGAATGGCCATAG
- the recA gene encoding recombinase RecA yields the protein MPVDVKSVISDSGARCSEERDKALNLVLGQIERNFGKGSIMRLGDASRMKVETISTGALTLDLALGGGYPKGRVVEIYGPESSGKTTLTLHAIAEAQKSGGVAAFVDAEHALDPLYAASLGVDVENLLVSQPDTGEMALEIVDQLVRSAAVDIIVVDSVAALTPRAEIEGEMGDVVVGSQARLMSQAMRKITGNIGRSGCTVIFLNQLRLKIGVMYGNPETTTGGNALKFYASVRLDIRRIQTLKKGTEEFGIRARVKVAKNKVAPPFRIAEFDILFGHGISTLGCLLDLAEETSVVVRKGAWYSYEGNNIGQGRDNAIVWMKQNQETTTTIETLVRQKLNEGSKVAANSIDSPAVTTTGLATGEESDTKDTGTAA from the coding sequence ATGCCTGTTGATGTTAAATCAGTCATTTCTGACTCCGGTGCTCGTTGCTCCGAAGAGCGTGATAAAGCGCTGAATCTAGTGCTCGGTCAAATCGAGCGTAATTTTGGTAAAGGTTCAATCATGCGCCTTGGGGACGCCTCCCGAATGAAGGTGGAAACCATTTCGACTGGCGCCCTGACGCTCGACTTGGCTCTTGGCGGTGGATATCCAAAAGGTCGCGTGGTTGAGATATATGGACCTGAAAGTTCTGGTAAGACAACGTTAACGCTTCATGCGATTGCAGAGGCTCAAAAATCTGGAGGTGTGGCGGCTTTTGTTGACGCGGAGCATGCGCTGGATCCCCTTTATGCGGCGTCGCTTGGGGTTGATGTGGAGAACCTGCTGGTATCCCAGCCAGATACCGGTGAAATGGCGTTGGAGATCGTTGACCAGCTCGTTCGTTCCGCAGCCGTAGACATCATCGTAGTGGACTCTGTTGCCGCTTTAACTCCTCGAGCGGAAATCGAAGGTGAGATGGGCGACGTTGTTGTTGGTAGTCAGGCGCGTTTAATGAGTCAGGCCATGCGCAAGATCACGGGAAATATCGGCAGGTCTGGTTGCACGGTGATCTTCTTGAATCAATTGCGCTTAAAAATCGGGGTTATGTATGGAAATCCTGAGACAACGACTGGTGGCAACGCTTTGAAGTTTTACGCTTCTGTTCGTCTTGATATTCGACGTATTCAAACCTTGAAGAAGGGCACAGAGGAGTTCGGGATTCGGGCTAGAGTAAAGGTGGCCAAAAACAAAGTGGCACCTCCGTTCCGAATTGCCGAATTTGACATTTTATTCGGACATGGCATTAGTACCCTTGGTTGTCTCCTTGATCTCGCCGAGGAGACGAGCGTTGTTGTTCGCAAAGGTGCCTGGTATAGCTACGAAGGTAACAATATCGGTCAAGGCCGAGATAACGCGATCGTCTGGATGAAGCAAAATCAGGAGACTACAACCACCATAGAAACCTTGGTGCGTCAGAAGCTCAATGAAGGCTCCAAGGTGGCAGCCAATTCGATAGATTCCCCCGCCGTGACAACTACAGGATTGGCTACGGGTGAAGAATCAGACACAAAAGACACGGGTACGGCGGCTTGA
- a CDS encoding DUF2839 domain-containing protein gives MGEARRRAAQGLPPRKPQKNSKHLDTSPRVASWLPITNDQTRRFMSIATRGTWIGIGAMIVFWVIVRFVGPASGWWTLADNP, from the coding sequence ATGGGAGAAGCTCGCCGGCGCGCTGCTCAGGGTTTACCTCCACGCAAGCCGCAGAAAAACTCGAAGCACTTAGATACTTCACCAAGAGTGGCTTCCTGGCTGCCGATCACAAACGACCAAACTCGACGTTTCATGTCCATTGCTACGAGAGGAACATGGATCGGCATCGGAGCCATGATAGTGTTCTGGGTTATAGTACGATTCGTTGGTCCGGCAAGCGGATGGTGGACTCTTGCCGATAATCCTTAG
- a CDS encoding helicase yields the protein MLEAQAHQRLKTLLRQEGSTWPHHLTVSRLVGRSLRRRDTTLLQLPPSSGERWWLGVLVPLCLNPGATALVLTLAQRKRLLQLELPRLKQHGLRLPCWQGIAQSPGDQLWILDTNELVTVYQQDRLGDRQLLIPNVERLSQRLRHSLAIQINNSDWERLRQAHPELDQIILEFHERLSRQLFQESTRNDDCVRLQGGASQALRDLLRLVGPCPPPWSALLATDPVQWAEWAELDHRLLQWTWQLRPLEPLQFLNGLLNTRPILMLTESGKCSRIELELSQAQVTVGVTATLREQELKEPLPLYAPHRQPLPNTEIYAQHLLEQSRRLILGRTGLAIVLIDDQQLRRQLTSALAAEFGQRVVEESTTPESNGVISARWDWWLRHHDQLPAPEQLIVALLPLASLTSPLTASRVERLKRLGEDWFRTMLLPEALCILPAAIAPLRRAGGRLAILDGRLRGRPWGDQVLQQLEPWMPLKRLLPD from the coding sequence ATGCTGGAAGCTCAGGCCCACCAACGACTCAAAACCCTCTTGAGGCAGGAGGGGTCGACTTGGCCTCATCATCTAACAGTCAGTCGTCTGGTGGGACGAAGTTTGCGCAGACGAGACACGACGCTGTTGCAACTTCCGCCAAGTAGTGGTGAACGCTGGTGGCTGGGAGTGTTAGTGCCCTTATGCCTCAACCCAGGTGCTACAGCATTGGTTCTAACACTCGCCCAGCGGAAAAGACTGTTGCAACTCGAACTGCCTCGTCTCAAACAACACGGGTTGCGTTTACCTTGCTGGCAAGGCATTGCACAATCTCCAGGAGATCAGCTTTGGATTCTTGATACAAACGAATTGGTCACTGTCTATCAACAGGATCGGTTGGGTGATCGCCAGTTGCTTATTCCGAATGTAGAGCGACTAAGTCAGCGCTTGCGGCACAGCCTTGCGATTCAGATTAATAACAGCGACTGGGAGCGACTGCGACAAGCCCACCCTGAGCTAGACCAAATAATACTAGAGTTTCACGAACGCCTCAGCCGACAGCTCTTCCAAGAATCAACACGAAATGATGACTGCGTACGGCTGCAAGGTGGTGCTTCCCAAGCACTGCGCGATCTTCTGCGCTTGGTTGGACCTTGTCCTCCTCCCTGGTCAGCATTATTGGCGACAGATCCGGTCCAATGGGCTGAATGGGCTGAGCTTGACCATCGTCTCTTACAATGGACTTGGCAACTCAGACCCTTGGAACCACTGCAGTTTCTTAACGGCTTACTTAACACACGACCAATCTTAATGCTGACCGAATCCGGCAAATGCTCCCGAATAGAACTTGAACTTAGCCAAGCTCAGGTGACTGTAGGAGTAACAGCTACTTTGCGAGAGCAAGAGTTAAAAGAGCCGTTGCCGCTATACGCCCCACATCGCCAACCTCTACCTAATACTGAGATTTATGCCCAGCACCTTTTAGAGCAGAGTCGCCGCTTGATCCTGGGTCGCACTGGACTCGCCATAGTGCTAATTGATGATCAACAATTAAGGAGACAACTCACCAGTGCTCTGGCGGCGGAATTTGGACAGCGTGTTGTTGAAGAATCCACAACTCCGGAAAGCAATGGTGTGATCAGTGCCCGCTGGGATTGGTGGCTACGGCACCATGACCAACTACCAGCACCTGAACAGTTAATCGTGGCGTTACTGCCGTTAGCAAGTCTGACCTCTCCACTTACCGCTTCTCGCGTGGAACGCTTAAAGCGTCTTGGCGAGGACTGGTTCCGCACAATGCTTCTGCCAGAAGCATTGTGCATTTTACCCGCGGCGATCGCTCCGCTCCGCCGGGCAGGAGGTCGATTAGCCATTCTTGATGGACGACTGCGCGGCCGCCCCTGGGGCGATCAGGTGTTACAACAATTGGAGCCTTGGATGCCATTGAAACGACTACTTCCAGACTGA
- a CDS encoding prephenate/arogenate dehydrogenase: MARKTKRVGIVGLGLIGGSLGLDLQASGWNVQGLVNRPATAERAMERQLVTEVSTDPACLADCNLVILALPIPVLLQPETSLVKALPKNAVITDVGSVKQPILEVWRELHPRFVASHPMTGTALAGVEAGIAGLFRGRPWIATPEPGTDASALSSVQSLATSLGSHWLTVSAAQHDQTVALISHMPILVSAALLRVVGNERDPKIRRLALILASSGFADTTRIGGGNPDLGVAVASSNRESLLRGLAAYRWSLEQLEDTVLRKNWPQLQIELQRTQAIRPRFLGSPDGINL, translated from the coding sequence ATGGCGAGAAAAACAAAACGCGTCGGCATCGTTGGACTGGGACTTATCGGGGGATCATTGGGTTTAGACCTTCAGGCATCTGGCTGGAATGTACAGGGTTTGGTTAATCGCCCAGCGACTGCTGAGCGTGCGATGGAGCGCCAGCTAGTAACGGAAGTGAGTACGGACCCAGCTTGCTTGGCCGATTGCAATTTAGTGATCTTGGCGTTGCCTATTCCCGTTCTGCTACAGCCAGAGACATCACTAGTCAAGGCCTTACCAAAAAATGCTGTAATCACAGATGTTGGATCGGTAAAGCAGCCAATTCTTGAGGTATGGCGGGAGCTTCATCCTCGCTTCGTGGCTAGTCATCCAATGACTGGAACTGCCTTGGCAGGAGTTGAGGCAGGTATTGCGGGTTTATTTCGAGGACGTCCGTGGATTGCCACACCTGAGCCAGGAACAGATGCATCCGCTCTGTCATCAGTGCAGTCGTTGGCAACTAGCTTGGGCAGTCATTGGCTGACGGTTTCTGCTGCTCAACATGATCAGACAGTAGCTCTAATTTCCCATATGCCCATTTTAGTGAGTGCGGCGTTATTGCGAGTCGTTGGGAACGAGCGCGATCCAAAGATCCGTCGTTTAGCGCTTATCCTGGCTTCAAGTGGATTCGCCGATACCACGCGAATTGGCGGCGGCAATCCAGATCTTGGTGTGGCTGTAGCATCCAGTAACCGCGAGTCTTTGTTGCGCGGTCTTGCAGCGTATCGCTGGAGTCTCGAACAATTGGAGGATACTGTGCTGCGGAAGAACTGGCCTCAACTACAGATCGAACTGCAACGCACCCAGGCGATTAGGCCTAGGTTCTTGGGGTCCCCAGACGGCATCAACCTTTGA